The following nucleotide sequence is from Candidatus Hydrogenedentota bacterium.
AACACCACAGTCAAGGCCCTGGTCGAGGAGGGGCTGCGCCAGACGCTGGCCGAACACAAAAAGCGCGAGCCTTTCACGCTGCGGAACGCCGCGTTCAAAGGCGACGGGCTTCATCCGGCGTTTGCCGGGGCGTCTTGGGACCAGGTGCGCGGCGCGGTGTATGAGGGGCGCGGGGGATGATTGCCGTTGACACCAACCTGCTGGTCTATGCCCACCGGGAGGATGCAACCTGGCATGACGCCGCCTTTGCCCGCATCCGACAACTGGCGGAGGGCACGGCCCCCTGGGCCATCCCATGGCCCTGCATCCACGAGTTCCTCGCCATCGTCACGCATCCGCGCATCTACGCGCCGCCAACCCCCGCCGACAGGGCGCTTGAGCAGGTCGAGGCGTGGATGGAGTCGCCAAGCCTGGTCCTGCTGGGTGAGGACGGCGGCTACTGGCCGCACCTGCGCGCCCTCGTCCAGAGCGGGCGCATTGCCGGGCCCATGGTCCATGACGCCCGCGTGGCGGCCCTCTGCATCCAGCACGGGGTGCGGGAAATCTGGACATCGGACCGGAATTTCGGCCGGTTCAAAGGGTTGCGCGCACATAATCCGCTGCTTTGATCTTTGGCCGAGACGGCCATGCCACATGGAAAGTAGCACGGGCGTCTCGCCCGTGAATATTCATGGCCGAGACGGCCATGCTACGCGGAAAGTAGCGCAGGCGTCCCGCCTGCATATTCCCCCAACAACCAACACGGGCGTCCCGCCCGTGAACAATCATGGCCGGGACGGCCATGCTACGCGGAACGGCCAAAGGTTTACACCCCTCGTTCCAAAATTTCATTTGGGAACGCACTTGCCCGCGAAGTTGCACTTTGCTCCCCGCGACGCCAACGGCGTCACCCAAATTCAGCCCAGGGTAAACCACCGCCCGAAGGGCCAGGTTTACCCTGGGTTTCAGCCGCGCTTGACTGTGGCCTGAAGGGCCACCCCATTTTCACCACGCGAAAACAGCAACGGGGGTTGGGGCATCCATTCAGGATGCGGATATGAGAGCAGGTGACCCAGGGTGCGCATGGCCCGTTGGGCGGCGGCGCACCCTGGGCTGGGGCTGGGTGTCGCCGTTGGCGTCCCAAAAATGTCTGCGCTGGCGCCATGCCGGAAAGATGCGCGGGCAAAAGTAGCACGGGCGTCTCGCCCGTGAAAATCATGGCCGAGACGGCCATGCTACGGGGAGCAGCAAAGGACCCCTCCCCCCCTACCCCCTGGCCTCCAGGGACTCTAAAAACGCCTCTATCCTGGTGGTGGCCTGTTCTTCGGACCAGGAGCGGGTGTCGTTCATGTCGGCCTCGAGCATGAGGGTGGGGATGCCGTGTTTTTCTTCGAGGCGGCGGGCGAGTTCGTATTGTCCGAAGGAGTAGGCGCGGCAGGAGCGGTTTGAGTGCATGACGAATCCGTCGAGGGCGAATTTCTCGACCATGCGGGCGAGGTCTTTCTCGCGGTATTCAAGGCCATGATTGATGTAGCCGCCGATGTAGGTGGCGGCGAAGCGGCGGAGCCGGTCGTCGCCGTAGATGTCGGGCGCCTGGTAGCAGAAGCTCTCGGCGTAGGTGGATACGACGAGGGCGGCGTGGTGGTCTGCGAAGCGGTTGGAGAGTTCCTTGATCTTGTGCCAGATGGCGAGGTTGTCCCAGCCGAGGCGGTATTTCTCGCCGGGCACGGCGGCGATGCCCCCGGCGATGCGCTCGCGCAGCTCGGCGAGGAGCCCCTCGTAGTATTCAATGCACAGGTCCGTGCCGCGCAGGGTGACGATGGGGGCGAGGTGGATGAAGGTGTCAAAGGAGTTCATGGGCGCGGGTTTGTGCGCGAGCAGTCCCTGCACCTCGCGCCACAGCCCGGCGGCGCGCTCGGAAAGCTCGAGGACCGCGTCGAACCGGTCCCGGTCGAAGGGTTTCCCCGTGATCTCGCCGATGGCGGCGATGTACTTCGCCGCCTGCGTGCTCGACTACGACGCCCGGCTGCGGGTGATGGCTGGCTTCGTGGAAAGGGCCGCCAAAAGGCTGTTTGGCATTCCCGACTCCAAGTATTACGCGCTCACAGGCGGCCTGCGCGCCATCTTCATGCGCCACCCAGGGCCACCGGTGGCCCCGGTGCCCCGCCAAACGCCCCAACAGATGGACCTCTTCGCCTTCGACTCATCATAGGACATCCATCAATGGAAAATTTTGGGGGAAGTCCTGGATGAATACCCTCTTGACAAACGGCCAAACTTATGGTAATCTTTATTTGGGAAAGGTAAATGCATAAGTATTTAAAACTTTTGCATGAATCGTGAAGTAGTTGCTATACAGTTGTTAAGGAAGGTGAACAGCATGTGTGAGCTGGGTTGTGCCGAACAACCAAACAATGGAGGGCGAACAAATGAAAACCGCTATTTTGGTGTTGATGACAATGACATTGTGTCTGTTTTTGTCTGGATGTCCAGACAGGATGTGCGCCGACAATCCTGTCGTCTGCCCTGACGGGCTGACTGAGCCTCCGTTACCGCCGGGAATTTATAATTGTACCCCTGTAAATTTTTTGGGAATATCAAGCGAATGCGGTGGATGTCCAGAACTTTCTTATCTATGGCATGCGTCAAAGTGTGTTAAACGAACAACCGGTGAAGGGACCACAGGGTGCGAAGGAGAATGTCATCCAGACATAGACTGTCGTAAGGTCATATATGTCGGTGGGACAGGTTGTTTAATGGTTCATAATAATGCGGATGAATGTAGCACTACTCCCTGCGACTATTCCAGATCTCCCAACTCAACCAACCTCCCGAAGAGGTAATATATGAGTCTAAACAAAAAGTCCGCACTGCATTATTATTTTATTATCAAAATACCTATTGCACTATTTGCGATAATCTTTGCAGGGGAAACAAGTTATTGTGATACGCCTCCTAAGGTGGAAATGGCAAAATATAATTTGATTAAAGTCGTTTTGGATTGGAGTCTTTCTTTACAATCATTTTCTGGGGCGTATCGCTTGGTTCAATACTCAGCACCAAAGATTGCTCACTCTAGTGAGGCTCAAATCAATAATTTAGAAAAAGCATTTGAGTGGCATGTTATATTTCGCTGGGAGGGAAATAATATTTATAGAGAATTACAATGTCTATCTTGTCCCAGCGATACGGTCGGCATTGAAATAAATGCATTGTATAATAATACTCTTGAGACATTACTGATGGAGGAAAACGGTTATTCAAGTGGACTAAAAAACATTAAAGATCGAGATTCTCTACCAATCCCTTGGGGTGTGTACATTTCACCTGCCGAAATTTTTGGATCCTATAGCGACGGTTTGTTGATAGATGTGTTTTCCAGTGGTGAATCTTTTCTCGTTGAAGCAGAGGATTTTTCTGTTCTATCCCATATCAATGATACTTTAAATCTTAATGTTGACATCACGTTGGACAAAAACAACAATGTTATGAATATTGAATGGATGCAAAGGCCGGGCGAAAAATTTCGGAAATCGTTACAAGAAAATATGGGAGTCAACATCTTGGAGATGAGTGTTCCGCGAACATCTTTAGAATTTGATAATCACGATTTAATAGATGGTATTATGTTTCCGAAAACAGTTACAAAGAAATGGTGGAGAGGTGATGAGGCTATTTTGAAAGAGTTGCACTCAAAACGACAGTCTGGAGAGATACCAACAGACGAAGAATTATATATTGCCTTATATAGTGCGCCTGTGCAACCATATGCAATACAAATATTTGAACTTGAGAATGCTATGCTTAATTATCCACTATCTAAAAAAGATTTCCAAATTCAATGGCCAAAAGATGTTGTCCTATACGATGCCGAAACAGCACCCGCCCCTGGAGAAATTGCAATACCAATTAAATCACCTTTTGTCCGTATAGTCACATTTTTTATCGGTGCCATATCCATTTTACTTATTTTTGTGCTATTTATTAGATGGTTGAAGTTGGGATCATAAATTATAAGCCTTCTTTTGGTCTTATTTGTGCAGTTTCATTTCCTCTCCAATACTGATACTAGTTATCGGATGAAAATGATAATTCAAAAGTAATTACGCCATTATGCCATGTGGGAAGTAGCACGGGCATCTCGCCCGTGGAAATTCATGGCCGGGACGGCCATGCCACGCAAAAAGTAGCACGGGCGTCTCGCCCGTGAAAATCATGGCCGAGACGGCCATGCTACGGGGAGCAGCAAAGGACCCCTCCCCCCCTACCCCCTGGCCTCCAGGGACTCTAAAAACGCCTCTATCCTGGTGGTGGCCTGTTCTTCGGACCAGGAGCGGGTGTCGTTCATGTCGGCCTCGAGCATGAGGGTGGGGATGCCGTGTTTTTCTTCGAGGCGGCGGGCGAGTTCGTATTGTCCGAAGGAGTAGGCGCGGCAGGAGCGGTTTGAGTGCATGACGAATCCGTCGAGGGCGAATTTCTCGACCATGCGGGCGAGGTCTTTCTCGCGGTATTCAAGGCCATGATTGATGTAGCCGCCGATGTAGGTGGCGGCGAAGCGGCGGAGCCGGTCGTCGCCGTAGATGTCGGGCGCCTGGTAGCAGAAGCTCTCGGCGTAGGTGGATACGACGAGGGCGGCGTGGTGGTCTGCGAAGCGGTTGGAGAGTTCCTTGATCTTGTGCCAGATGGCGAGGTTGTCCCAGCCGAGGCGGTATTTCTCGCCGGGCACGGCGGCGATGCCCCCGGCGATGCGCTCGCGCAGCTCGGCGAGGAGCCCCTCGTAGTATTCAATGCACAGGTCCGTGCCGCGCAGGGTGACGATGGGGGCGAGGTGGATGAAGGTGTCGAAGGAGTTCATGGGGGCGGGCTTGTGCGCGAGCAGCCCCTGCACCTCGCGCCAGAGCGCGGCGGCCCGCTCGGAGGTTTCGAGCACCTTGTCCAGCCGGTCCCGGTCGAAGGGTTTCCCCGTGATCTCGCCGATGGCGGCCATGGCCTCCTCCATCTGGGTGGTCATGTAGTCCACGGCGTGCGGGGCGTCCTCCACCCCGTACTGGTAGGGCGCGTCAATGAAGATGAGGGGCACGTCGAAGATGCGCTGGAGCTCCTGGTACCACTTGGTCACGGTGCCGCAGATGTTGTTGCAGCAGACCAGGAAGTTGGGCTTGGGGAGTCCGCCGATGGGGCTGGTGCCCGAGAAGATGGCGCCGAGGTCCGTGCGGGCGTAGGAGCAGAGGTCGCGGCAGAATCCCCGCTCCTCCGCCGCGTCGCAGAGGGCGTCGGCCATCTTGGTGGCGCCCGCCATGGCGGCGTGGTTCTCCGGGTAGAGGGGGATGACGTCCGCCGCGTAGAGCAGCTCGACGGGCGCGCCGCTGGTGATCCAGGCCAGTTTCTGGTCCGTGCCCTCGGACATCTTCGCCCCCATGTAGTACATGGTCATGATTTCCTTCATGCGGGCGTAGGACTTCAGGGGGACTCGCTTGTCGCTCATGTCAGGACTCCTTGTCGGGACCGTCTCCGCGCGCGTTCTTTGCTTCTAACTGTTCAGCAGGTCGTCAAACAGGCGCAAATAACCCTTTGATTACCGTCATTCCCGCGAACGCGGGAATCCAGTGATGCTAACGGGTTACGCCAATCCGGACCCCATGGATTCCCGCTTTCGCGGGAATGACGGGAATCCTTTCGATCATGGTGGCACAAACTTTCGGCGTCTGCAAGCCAGTAAACTTTGCTTTTATCATGTCAGGCCAAATCGCGGGCAATCAGGGCGGCTCCCAGGGCGCCGGCCGTCTGCGGCATGGCGGGCAGGACCACGGGAAAGCCCAGTGCCTCGCCGAGGTACCGCACCACCCCGGCGTTCAACGCCACGCCGCCGGTCATGGCGCAGGGCTGGGACAGCCGCACCCGCGCCGCCAAGGCGGCGGCGCGTCCCGCCACGGCCCGGCACACCCCGGCCAGGATGTCCGCCGGGGCCCGCCCCTGCGCGAGCAGGGAAATGACCTCGCTCTCGGCGAAGACCGTGCAGGTGTTCGAGAGCCGCGCGGGCTCCGTGCTCTCCAGCGCCAGGGGGCCAAAGCCGTCCAGCGGCACCTCCAGGGTGCGCGCCATCACCTCGAGAAAACGGCCCGTGCCGGCCGCGCATTTGTCGTTCATCTCGAAGCGGCGGACCGCGCCGTTCTCCAGGGCGATGGCCTTCGAGTCCTGGCCGCCGATGTCTATCACGCCGCGCGCCTCGGGCATCATGGCCTGGACCCCCCGCGCGTGGCAGGTGATCTCCGTCACCGCGCGGGTGCGCCCCTCCACCATTTCGCGGCCGTAGCCCGTGGACACCACGGCGGCCACGCGGCCCCGGTGCGCGCCCGCCCGCGCCAGGGCCTCCTCGAGCACCCGCGCCGAGGACTCCGCCAGGCGCGCGCCGCTGGGCAGCACCGCATTGGCCAGGACGGTCCCGGCGCCGTCCACCACCACCGCCTTGGTCGTGGCGGACCCGGCGTCCACCCCGGCGAAGAGGTCCCCGACGATCATGCGCCCGCCCCCGCGCCAAGGGTTTCGAGAAAGGCGGCGACCCGCGTGGTGAGCTGTCCGGCGGGCGGCTGGTGCTGCTCGACCTGGACCGTCACGGCGGGAATCCCCGCCTCGGCCAGGCAATGGAGCATGCGCGGGTGGTCAAAGGCCATGGGGTCGCAGAAACTGGTCAGGAGGAAGACCACGCCGTCGGCGCGGGCCTTTTTGGCCATGTCCACCAGTTGCGGGCCGGGGTCGTGGCCCGGCTTGTGGAATGCGGGGCAGGGCCGCCGCTCCAGGTAGTTCTGGATGAGCATGTCCAAGGGGTCCGCCTCCCGCGCGTCGGGCAGGGCGAAAGACCGCGATCCGACGCAGAGGTCGTCGTCCACGATGACGCAGCCCGCCTCCTCGACGGCGGCGGCGAAGCCGCACTGCTGGCACATGCTCCCCGCCAGGAGGATGCGCGGCTTCTGCGGGACAGGCGCGCGCTCCACCTGGTCCTCGAGCAGGTCCAGCAGCGCCTCGAGCGCGAACAGGTGGTCCGTCTTGTCCATGAGGAACGAGGAGAGCACCACCTGGAAGGCCGCCGTGCCCGGGAGGATGCCGGGGTTCACCCGGCGCAGGGCGTACAGGCGGCGCATGGCCGCCTGGTGCCGCTGGTATAGGCCCACGCTGTTTGCGAGCTGCGTGTCCGTGACGGGCCCCGCCAGCCGCTCGACCTCCCGGCGGACACGCTCGAGCTCCGCGCGGAAATAGCGGCGCGCCGCCGCGCCGTCCAGCCGCGACGGCAGGGAGGTGATGAGCACGGGCGGCCCGCCGCCCCACAGGTCCGCCACGTTCTGCATGGTGTCGCAGGTATGGGCGAAGACCGCCGCCGAGAGGAAGTCGAACTCGCCGGACTGCCCCGCGTGCAGGGCGCTTCGCGCGAAACTGCACGAGTAGGGCTGGAGCATCTCATCGGCCCGCGCCGTCTCCCCCGTGTGCCCGAAAATCCGCACGGGCAGCCAGCCCGCCGCGTGGAAGAGCTCCTGCGGCGAGTAGGAGCAGAAAAAGCCCGCCACGGGCCGCCCCTGCGCCGCGGCCGCCCGCGCCGCCGCATAGTAGTCGCCGCGGACGGCGTCAAAGGGGGCAAGCAGGGAGTCCAGTCGTTCCGTCATGCCTCACGTCTCCAGTTAGCCGCGCCGCACGCCGCCGCGCCCCGTCAACGCCTTCTTCTGGGCGTGGGCTGCCGGTCGCGGCTGCGGTCAAGCACCTGCACGTCATACGTTTCACCGACCAGGAACACCTCCATGTCGGTCAACCACTGGCTGATGGGGATGTCGCCGCCCCGGTGGAGCACGTCGGGCTCGTCCCCGTAAATGAAATACAGGACATAGGTCCCCTGCCCCACCTTGACAGACTGGCGTCCACCCGGCTGGATGCTCATTTTGAGGCCGCCCTCGTCCGAGATCACCGCCGCCTCGACCGCCGCGTTGGACGTGTTGCTCACCCGAATTTCATAGGACCCGGCCCGCAGGCGCCGGGAAATATCGGGCAGTTTCGCGCGGGGCCGGTAGGACTTGGGCCGCGCGGGCGCGGGCGCCTGGGCCGCCTCCTCCCCCTGCGCGCGGGCGGCGCCCGCCACGCGGACCTTCGGCGCCGTATTGACGCGCAGGGGATTCGACCGCGACACGCTTGCCGGCCTCGGGGGGGGCGGGGGCGCCTCCACGGCCACGGCGTACTCCTCCTCCGCGCCGCCGTCGCCGGACGCCGCGGGCGGCTCCTTCCGCTCCTCCGGCGGCGGGCTGTCCGGCGCGGGGGTCGAGAAAAAGCCGTTCTTCCGGGCCAGCACCCCGTTCTCGAAGCGCGCCGTGAAGCTGGAGCCGCGCGCGTCGGTCCACCGGTAGATGGACACGGCGGTGCCAGACTTGCTCACAGGCTGCGCCTCCATGCCGATAAGCGCCATCACCTCCTCGTAACTCATCCCCTCCTTCACGCTCTCGTAGAGTTCCCGGTCCATCAGGACCTCCTCGTTGGAGACCTTGGCCCGCTCCCCGTCGTCGTCCAGCACGTTCTTCCGTATCAGCCGCCCCTGCTCGAAACGGGCGAGGAAGCTCATACCCCGATCGTTCCACCGGTACACGGCGGCGCCGCCCTTGGGCGCCCCGGCAATCATCATGGACGGCGGGCCTATCAGCCCCGCCACATCCTCAAGGCTCATCCCCTCCCGTATCGCGTCCATCCCGTCCAGGGTGAGGGTGGCCTCGGGAATCACCGGCGGCGCGGGGGCCGGGGGCGGCCCGGAGGGGGTCTGCGCGGGCGAGCCGAGGGGGCTCGTGGGCGAGGGGGTGGACGGCGCGGACGCCGTCACGGGCGCCGCGGCGGGCTCTTTCGGGGCCGCGCCCCGGCAGGACGAGAAACAGCCCTGCAGAAAGAGCCCCGACGCCCCTCCCAAAACCAGAAGGAGCGCCGCCGAGACCCGCGCGCGCGGTGTGCTAAAGCGAATGCCCATGTCAGGACTTTCCAGTGCGCGGCCCAACGCCGCACTCTCATAAGTATCCTATGCGGCGGCGCGATTTGCAAGCCCGGCGCGGCGGCGGGGTCTTTCCGGGAACATCACCCTCCCGATTGGCCTTTACTCCGCACGTTTGTCGCGGTCAAAGCGCCTGCCTGTGACCCCAGCCGAAACATGATTGGAGCAAGAGCAAGAGCAAGAAAAAGAAAGGGTGTTTTCAGCCAAGCAGCATGCCCGCCTGGTACACGGCAACGGCCAGGACAAAGGCGATGGCGGTGGAGTAGGCCGTGGCGAAGATCGCCCATTTCCACGAGCCGCTCTCGCGCCGGATCACCGCGATGGTCGTCACGCACGGGGCGTAGAGCATCACGAAAATCATCATGGCGAAGGCGCGTAGCGGTCCCCAGCCCGGCTCATTGGCCAGGCGGCGCACCAACGGGTCCGCGTCCTCGGGGTCGTCTATCTCCATGGCGTAGACCGTGCCCAGGGCTCCCACAACAACCTCCTTCGCGGCGAAGCCGCCGATGAGGGCGATGTTGGTGCGCCAGTCGAAGCCCGCCAGCGAGGTCGCGGGCTCCAGCGCGCGCCCGAATTTCCCGGCGAAACTGTGCGCGATGGCCTCGGACGGCGGCGGCGCCTCCCCGTCCGGACCCAGGGGCGGGCGCGGAAAATACATCACCACCCACAGGAGGATGTTGATGGCCAGAATGACGGTCCCCGCCTTTTTGATATAGACCCAGGTGCGCTCCCAGGTGTGCAGAAATACGCCCCGCAGCACGGGCATGTGGTAGGGGGGGAGCTCCATCACAAACGGCGTCTGCCCGCCGCGCACCACGAAACGGCGCAGCGCCCAGGCCGCGCCCAGCGCCACCAGCCACGAGAGGGCCCAGAGCAGCAGCATCATCTGGGTGCGGCTGTGCGGGAAAAACGCCGCGATGAGCACCGCGTACACGGGCATCTTCGCGCCGCAGTTCATGAACGGCGCCACGAGCATCGTGATGAGCCGGTCCTTCTCCTCGCGCAGGGTGCGCGTCGCCATGATCCCCGGCACCGCGCAGCCCCCGGCGCCCAGGCCGCCCGAGACGATCATGGCGAGGATGGACTTGCCCTGCATGCCGAAGACGCGCAGCAGGCGGTCCAGTATGAAGGCGACGCGGGCGATGTAGCCGCTGTCCTCGAGGGCCGAGATGAACAGGAACATGAAGAAGATGAGCGGGACAAAGCCGAGCACGCCCCCGACCCCCTTGACGAGGGCCGCGTCCAGCAGCGAGTGCAGCATGGGCAGGCGCGGCTGAAGCCCGTCCAGCATGTCCGAAAGCCGCGCGAAGCCCCACTCCACCATGCCCGTCGGGCTCACCCAGCCGCCCACCCAGGGCACCCAGGCCCACTCGTCGGAAAGTTTGAACACCCAGAAGAACAGGGCCGCCACCACCCCGACCAGAATCGCCGGGCCCAGCAGACGGTTGCACACCACCATGTCTATCCGGTCCGTCAGGTCGCGCAGCGACTCCGCGCCGAAATGCACGCACTGCCGCGTCGCCCCCGCCGCGATGCCGTAGCGGCGCTCGGCGATGATGGTCGCCGCGTCGTCGTTGAAATGCCGCTCGATCCGGGCCGCCGCCTCGAACGCCGCGCGGTCCAGCGCACCCGCCCTATCCCCGGCGAATTCACGCACCTGGCGCGCCACCACGTCGTCCTTTTCCAGGAGTTTCACGGCGAACCACTGCGCGGCCTGGCTGGTGTCCCCGGGCAGGACCTCCTCCAGCATCCGGGCGAGGGTGTCCACCTCCTCGTCCACCAGGTGCCCGTAGCGGATGCTTGTCGGCACGGCCTCCACCGCGCCGTCCATCACGGCGGCGCAGGTGTCCAGCAGCTCCTCCACGCCCCGGCCCCGGCTCCCCACGGTTTTCACCACGGGAACCCCGAGCATTTTGGAGAGGGTCTCGGCGTTTATCCGGATGCCCCGCTTCTCCGCGACATCCGACATGTTCAGCGCGACGATCACCGGCACCCGCATCTCCATCAACTGGACCGAAAGATACAGGTTGCGCTCGAGGTTCGAGGCGTCCACCACATTCACCACCAGCACCGGGCCGTGGCCGAGGATGAAGTCGCGGGCGACCGTCTCCTCCTGGGAGAAGGCCGTCAGGGAGTAGGTGCCGGGCAGGTCCACCACGGAATAGCGGCGGCCGTTCCGGCGCGCGCTCCCCTCCTTGCACTCGACCGTCACGCCGGGATAGTTGCTCACCTGCTGAACCGCGCCGGTCATGGCGTTGAAGAGGGAGGTTTTCCCCGCGTTGGGGTTGCCCGCGAGGGCGATCACGGGGTCTGCGGCGGGGTCCGTCCCGCCGCCGCGCCGCCGCCGGTGCCTGCCGGGTGACGGGTCCATCACGGCTCTACCGGTTCCACCTCGATGTCCCGGGCCTCGTTCATGCGCAGGGCGAGATGGTAATTCTTGATGGCTATCTCAACCGGGTCGCCCATGGGGGCGTGGCGCTCCACACGGACTATCGTGCCGCGGGTGATGCCCATGTCCAGCAGGCGCTGGCGGATGCCGCGCCCGCCGCCGCCGTGGATGCGCACAATGCGCGCCACGTCGCCGCTGGTCAGGTCGAAAAGTGTTTTCACTGCTGTCGCCATGCCTTGTCCAATGCTTTCCCGCCCTGGCGGGGAAGGCCGCACATTTCCGGCGGGGTGTCACAGGTCTTTTCCGCGCGCTGCGGACATCCCGAGCAGGTGCCGCAGGGGTTTTCCCGCGTCCCCGTGGACCGCTTGAAAAAACGCGCCACCACCCACGCCGCCGCCAGCACTATCAACGCAACCAGGCCTTGTTCCACAGGCATGGGCTTGCTCCAGGGGCCCGATCGGCCCAATGTTCACCATGCTTATCAACACTTCTGGCAACTATACGGGCCCGGAGGCTATAATGCAAGTTTGTAACACTCTAGCCGATTGGCGTTGGCGTCTTTTCTTGCTCTTGCTCTTGCTCCAAATACCTAAACGATGGTTAAGACAACTGACTGACTGGCCCGAAATAATTGGTCTCTGATGCTGCCACAAATGCCAAAGATTTAATGCTAATTAGATTCACAATGAGTTTCTCATGGTAAAAGCGCATGTCTCGGCCCTTTGCTGAAACAAGATTAGAGCAAGAGCAAGATTAAGAGCAAGAGCAAGAAAACACGACTGTTCCTGTGTCAATAGGCTAAACAGTTTTACGCAAATCAGGCCGGTTCCACCACCCCTCAGCCGCCCCCCGCCTGCTTCCGCAGCAGCCCCAGAGCCGCGTCCAGCACCGGGTCCCGGCCCTGGTTGAACTGGGCGTCCAAGAGTTCCACATTGGCCGGAAGCACCACGTCCGGCACCACCCCCCCGTCGAGATCAGCGTCGGCGGTGATTACCACGCCGCCCTGCGGGTCCACCACACGGCCGACGGGGAAATGCACCACATGCCCGCCGGGCATGCGCGCCTCGCCCCCGACCTTCGCCAGGGAACCCTCCGTGCCGAGCACGCCCAGAACGGTCACTTTCGGCTGCCCCTGCAGGGCGGCGGCGATGACCTGACCCGTGTCGCGCGTGGAGCGGTGCACCAGCACCACCACCGGCACGTCGAGATACGGCTTTGCGGGCGCAATGGCAATCCGCTCGTCCGCGGCCAGGGAGAAGCCGCCCTTCCGGGGGTCAAACGCGACCATGTCGCCGATGAGGCGCGGCTCCTTCATGAAATGGCCCGCAAAGGCCGCCGCGAGGCGCGGGTCGCCCCCGCTGTTGCCGCGGAGGTCCAGGACCACCCCGGCGACGCCGTCGCGGACAAATTTTTCCATGACCTTCTTGTACGCGCGGTCCGGGAAGGGGGTTGTCAGCGTCGAGGACTGAGAGAGGATGTTGACATAGCCGATGTTGCCGTCGAGGGTGCGCGTCTCGAAGGGGGACTCCAGCTCGCTGAAACTGCGCCCGTAGGCCACCACGTCGCCCATGCCGAGATACTGGTCATTCTGGGCCTTGAGCGTGACGGTCCACAGCCGGTCGTCGCCGGGCTTCTTGAAGGAGATTTTCGCCTCGCCGCCCACGGGCCCCCGCGTCAGGAGCATGCAGCGGTCCAGCAGGCGCCCCACATAGGTCGGCGAGGGGGTCTGCGCCCAGAACGTCGGCACCTCCTCGAGCGCCTCCCGCGCCGGTTTCCCGTTCCATTCCAGAATCTGC
It contains:
- a CDS encoding FeoB-associated Cys-rich membrane protein, with protein sequence MPVEQGLVALIVLAAAWVVARFFKRSTGTRENPCGTCSGCPQRAEKTCDTPPEMCGLPRQGGKALDKAWRQQ